The Diadema setosum chromosome 8, eeDiaSeto1, whole genome shotgun sequence genome includes the window ACCATAGTGCACAACTTAACATTTGATGTCATTGAACTTGAGTTGCCATGTGCTTCCTCACTTTGTTACAGCATTTTTAAATGCCATTAAGGGAGTACTGGTAAGCTACAAAATGTAAAGCTGCACGTATGCGTGAAACAACACATTTCTCAACATTGAAGTCTAGCAGCCAGTGCTTGGACCATGCCCCCTTACAGATGGTTTAGAAAAAACTCTCATGCaatcaaacaaagaagcaaagatGAATTGTGATTATAAATCAAGATGTTTCTCACCTCTGATAAAGTGATAGTGAAAgcagaaagcaaagaaaatcttGATTATCAGTAGCAAATCAAAGTCCAGTCAGGGGTGTTTTCAAatcttatgtttgttttgtggtgtgGACTTTCGTTATGAAAGGCTTGACCTCCGAGACGTGATTGATAGGAGCCGGAGCTCAGTTCAACCTTACATACCATAGTACTTCGTCCACAGACTGCATGAAATGTAAATGCGATCTACTGTAATCTAATAATCAAAGggaaatatgaagagaattccataaaattatttttttttttggaaaaaagaaCACATTCTTTTAGTCTTGATTTGTTACTGATGCATGTCAGATATcctcctgccttctgaaagaggcaagttaaACTTAAATGCACATTCTTTatacaagaaaaatgaaaatatgttgccttttctttatattttctttgtattgttctATGCTTGTGACATGACAAGCTGTAATAGtgttctcatccagcaatggcggcataaaaactttaaaaatgtataactttgAACAGATtttcctattttcctcaaacgttcactaatatatgttctaaattCTAAATGCTCATTCTGTCAATCCTTGTGTATaagaagatgaacttgtccttcaatGCACCATAATAATTTATTACGTGCCCATATGACCATCTGTGACCATGTGTTCAGTCTTAATAGGCTGAATAGCACTCTTGGCCATTGAGTAGTTGAATTCCATTTGTAAATTGATTGTGCATTTGTGATACAGGTTTGATTTCATGGTTCCCAAGAGATTTGAAGTGATTGAGCCTGTGTAGGAAAGGCAGCAGGCATATTCTATGGAATGATACCTGTAATCCTTGTAAtatggaatacatgtatatataaaacatatcaaaatgtGACAGCAGAGATTTGCTACTGAAATTCAGAATTTCATTCCCTTCTAGtggcatactttttttttttctatcgtcACCCTTTCTTTTGTAGCTGTCCTATCTGCACAGGAATAACAGCACACTGATCGTTGCTGAGCACAACAATGAATCGCTGGTGCCCATCACCCTCAACGCCATCTCGGCTGCCAAGAAAGTAGGGGGAGAGATCTCTTGTTTAGTTGCTGGTACCCAGTGTGCTAAGGTAAGGGTAGTCTGACTGAAGACCAAGTCACAATGCGcctgtgtataatgtgtgtgaaGTGTACCAAAAATTAGCCTCAGTTCCAGGCTTTTATATGATTTACTAATTGATGTAAAAGAGTATGATTTTGCTAAAAGTGCAATtacttaacccccccccccatgtatgTGGAGTTAGGTGCAGCAGACACCTATTACATGCTGTAGAAATGCATTGAATCTGTGAGAAGAGCCTATCATGGTGCATGTGTCTATGACTGTATGAaatattgattgattatttATGAATTATTGATTGATACTCATTGGTTGAATTGTGGCAATATTGACCATGGATTTGTTGCGCTGTACAGCAGATGAGCTGTCACTGTGGCAGTGCTCGGCAAAGTGTAACTATCAGTTCAGGATATCCCCATACTAGAGTTGTCTTATGCAGCAAAGCAAAAATTTGATAACCAAATCAGCAAAAGGATGTGTTTTTAGGGATAGTATTGAAAATTCTTCCATGGGTTATTAGATTACAAGATTATTCATGTGACATTATGTAGCGGTTAGCCTGTTAGGAATGTTCTAGAGTTTGCAGTTCAAAAATTTCATCATGGCCCGTTACAGTGTAGGCAAGGTAATGGTTTTTGTCAACCTGATTATGtgtaaatgaaaatgacatacattgtacatgtagggcATTACATGTAGGAAAGTTTTGGCTGAGTAGAGGGCTTTTTATCgtaatgatattctttttatCGTACAAAAGTGAGCACCCTTTCCCTTGGCACACTGAAAACTTACTACACTTCCTCCCTCTGTTCAAAGTCCAATGTTTAGAGCAGAAGTGTCAATACGCTCTGCAATACACTGAACCACATCAGACCAAAGTTTGTGCTGAGTTGGCAATTCTTAAGAAGTGAACAACACCCAAAGGTTACGTACTGATCGTAGCACCCACCAGTCATGAAGCATTGTTCAACTGTTAATCTTTGGATATGTGTACAGATCCACAACTGGTTTGAAGTGGCTTGATGGTACATTTTCCCAACACAGAGCATATCACTGTTTTATAAATATACAGttgtatcattgtttttgtaaaGTTTCCAACCAAATGTTTTTATTAGAAAATATGATGGACTTAGTGTTGTTCTCTTACAacccataaaacaaacaaataaaaataacctgctataacaacaacaacaacaacaacacaaaacccaaaaaaacacaaaaagagaaaacatgctGATGTTGGTAATGGTTATAACAATTACATTGCATCAATATTTGTAATGAAAATGGTGACGTCAAACTTttttgtcatatgaaagagcaattgaCTCATCTCTTTTCGAAAATAGGAGAATggtcttaaccctaactaggccgggggggggcctccgaggccccccccctcgacgtttcgcgcgatgtatcgctatcgcgagaagctatcgccgcgacgtttcatgacttttttctttcgagtctcccgcatcttttgacaccaaaagggtgtgcggttccgaagttgcgcataaatatgcacgtgcatgtcagaccaaaaattgctcaaaaacgtgaatttgtgtacaatttcaatgcaaactgtgtttccaggcaaatttcataaaagcatgattattttggggttttattgattaaaatcaattaataacgcaTTTTCTTGGTCGGAACAATgtcacggacaaatttcatcgaaaaaacaatgaaaaacataaagtcgaaaaaacaaagaaatacataagaaattcaaaaaacaagaaaatacttaggaaattttttctgattgcgcaatttttttctcttacatttgctaaggacactaaaaagaatatttacacaaaaaatgtgcctgttttgagctttatttagtgatttataccaaattgtctgatttcatgcatcattatgcataaattagcataatttagtgtaaatgataatttttgaaaaaattaacttcatggtactttagattacatcataggcaatgcgtgtgccaattttcgtcgcgatcgcgcggtcgactgccgagatctggagggggggcctgggaggccccccccccccccccccccccccccggctctatcatctacctgaatagcccggcctagttagggttaaagataCATTtggtaacaagtcaagggaatatgtacttggcaaaaaaaaaaaaattgtggtttTCTCTTTGTATTGAATTCTTTATATAATCTCTGtcccatacaatgtatgttatgtCACAAACTGTAGCACTTTTCTCATCTAGCAATGTCAACATCGACacttaaaaaattcagaaaatttGAACAGATTGCATGACAGATTTTGTCAAACTtggctgatgtgttctaccaatattcctacattcactcaatcaacataACATGTATATTACAACCTGTAGGGTTGAATTTGGTTTTGTATactgtctataatggccacccaagggaaacgaaAAAGAGTGGCCAttgtagacaggtggctgccAGATTCAAGGTCGTTAACATGgcttttttcgggggggggggggattgtgtGTAGTGGTCACATatgacaggtggtcgctatagacggTGGTATAGACTGGTTTGAATGTAAAATGATCCATGCTCTTCTTGTTGTTGTCATCCTTGATGATGTCACACGTAGGTGGTCGAAGAGCTGTCCAAGGTACCCGGAGTGAGTCGCATCCTGGTGGCGGAGAGCGACGAGTACAAGGGCTTCCTGCCCGAGGCCTTGACCCCACTGCTGGAGGCCACCCAGAAACAGTTCAACTTCAGCCATATCGTCGCCGGTGCCTCCAGCTTCGGCAAGAGTCTCCTGCCCCGCCTGGCCGCCAAACTCGACGTCGCTCCCATCTCCGATATCATCGACGTCAAGGCCCCCGACACCTTTGTCAGGACCATCTATGCAGGTGACTCAATAGTCCCTCGCTATAATTCATTCACTGTAGTTTGTTGAAATGTACAGAGAGAGCTGTGGACAGTATCACTTTCAGGTTTTGTCAATTTTGTAGAGGACGCCACTTTTCCCGACACATCATCAGTAGCAAGTTTAtgtgtttgttgaaataatGGTAGTTTTAGCTTAGTGTTATGTATTCCCTAGTATGTCCtaaaaagatacaaaacatTAATGAAGGATAAATTCATATCGAAATTCATCATTTTCGGCATCGCTACAATATGTGAACCCCACCAAtgctgatatatatattttttcaacattatttgggtatgtatgtattttaatTACTTGAGTGTGTttgttttacgaatttataTGTCCTCTTGGAAGTGATCTCCATTGTAGTTTGATACTGATGTGCGCTCGACTTGCTGCCTGCTTTTTCGCTGTCACATTCAGGTAACGCAATTGCAACTGTAAAGTCCCTCGACGCTCTCAAGATTTTCAGTGTTAGGGGAACAGCATTTGATCCGGCTGAAACATCTGGAGGATCAAGTGCATCGGAACCAGGTATGAAACTGTCTCCTTGTCCTTTATTTTAATGTGGAAATGTCATAGGCATATCGCTGCTGTTAGTATTTgttttcaacttcagttttcaGTCTGATGTTTGATTTCTAGTTTTCATTTCTAGTCCATTACAATTCAAAGTACTGGcaaacatgtacatttgtgaatAGATATATGAAAcatgtttttgcattattttgatgtttgatttctAGTTTTCATTTCTAGTCCATTACAATTCAAAGTACTGGcaaacatgtacatttgtgaatAGATATATGAAAcatgtttttgcattattttaaaggggtagtacagtattggtggagatgagaattgggcttttcactttttgcgagataccaagaaaccacttatgatatagtacagagcataccattttaagaggaattcaaagtttatttgatgaaaattgggtttggaatgactgaaacatccaaaaacaaagtgaaacaaagtgatcgtaataaagtgtgcgtcccacactttattagaatcactctttttttatatctcagccatttcaaaaccaattttcatcaaataaacattgaattcctcatagaattacatgctctttcatatttcatacgaggtttctcattatatcaccaaaaaatgttagaaacctgaaattaggtctcaaccaaaactgtacgatccctttaaaatccTGAACAGTGATCTAATTTATCATTTGGGAAGATCATTGTCAAGAATTAAATTTGAAGAACTATCCATTGTCTCCAAGGGAGAAGATACcacacaaaatgacaaatattggaAGACATACTActgatgtatatatatgtatgtgtatgtatattatatatatatatatatacatacacacatatatatatatatatatatattatatcttcatacatttcatttttttcctgaGGAAAGTGAATTGTGTTCATAATGTGCACATAATGTGCACATTGAATCTAGTTACcaagtacagtcaaccttgtctaagttgaatctatttggactggaGAAATAGCTTCACCTtacagaaaatttgacttaCGAGGAATAAAAATCAGTTGAATATACCAgg containing:
- the LOC140232354 gene encoding electron transfer flavoprotein subunit alpha, mitochondrial-like: MFGLVSRHSRRIGQTLSYLHRNNSTLIVAEHNNESLVPITLNAISAAKKVGGEISCLVAGTQCAKVVEELSKVPGVSRILVAESDEYKGFLPEALTPLLEATQKQFNFSHIVAGASSFGKSLLPRLAAKLDVAPISDIIDVKAPDTFVRTIYAGNAIATVKSLDALKIFSVRGTAFDPAETSGGSSASEPAPACDAKNDQSAWVSQALSKSDRPELTSADCVISGGRGMKNGENFELLYQLAGKLNAAVGASRAAVDAGFVPNDMQVGQTGKIVAPQLYIAVGISGAIQHLAGMKDSKTIVAINKDPEAPIFQVADLGLVADLFKAVPEMTEKLD